One window of the Campylobacter concisus genome contains the following:
- a CDS encoding DNA-3-methyladenine glycosylase I produces the protein MRRCDWSKGALDIASHDNEWGKLFKDDSNFFDMLVLEGSQAGLSWPAVLQ, from the coding sequence ATGAGGCGATGTGATTGGTCAAAAGGTGCGCTTGATATAGCTTCCCACGATAACGAGTGGGGCAAATTATTTAAAGATGATAGCAACTTCTTCGACATGCTAGTTCTGGAGGGTTCTCAGGCGGGACTTTCGTGGCCTGCAGTGCTTCAAA